Proteins encoded together in one Streptomyces umbrinus window:
- a CDS encoding ABC transporter, with product MTVTTRALLTPVLRTLPWRALAAGGATGLLLAGIPRMLSGVPDPWLGLLALRGAALAFALGLAFLLDDPARHITSAVPVRRPLRVGLRVALAAPWAALCWTAAVFLVPEEARPPVGALTLEAIATAVFALASAALIIQRSTVTEPGVAVSTWLLSTAAAAFLLLPDGWALLVTPDDPRWADTHERWAMLLAVATVVGARACVEPLRAWLRLRPL from the coding sequence ATGACCGTCACGACACGCGCCCTGCTGACCCCCGTACTGCGCACGCTGCCCTGGCGCGCGCTCGCGGCCGGCGGCGCCACGGGGCTGCTGCTGGCCGGCATCCCGCGCATGCTGTCGGGCGTCCCCGACCCGTGGCTCGGCCTCCTCGCGCTGCGGGGCGCCGCGCTCGCCTTCGCCCTCGGCCTCGCGTTCCTGCTGGACGACCCGGCCCGGCACATCACCTCGGCGGTGCCGGTCAGGCGCCCGCTGCGCGTCGGCCTGCGCGTGGCACTCGCCGCCCCGTGGGCCGCGCTCTGCTGGACCGCGGCGGTGTTCCTCGTGCCCGAGGAAGCACGGCCGCCGGTCGGCGCCCTCACCCTGGAGGCGATCGCCACCGCCGTGTTCGCCCTCGCCTCGGCGGCCCTGATCATCCAGCGCTCGACCGTCACCGAGCCGGGGGTGGCGGTGTCCACCTGGCTCCTGTCCACCGCGGCCGCCGCATTCCTGCTCCTCCCCGACGGCTGGGCCCTCCTGGTGACCCCGGACGACCCTCGCTGGGCCGACACCCACGAACGCTGGGCGATGCTCCTGGCGGTGGCGACCGTGGTGGGCGCGAGGGCGTGCGTGGAGCCGCTACGGGCATGGCTGCGGCTTAGGCCCCTTTAG
- a CDS encoding LmeA family phospholipid-binding protein: MRTPHPIAAHSHSPPNPYEDLAALDDGPLEDFLQVEEPAVAEGAEREAEWAPPNHRRGSRDSGARPRRRTRRRRRSPFTGLSLAVKAVIAVLVLAAFLALGDRWALLYAERTAAEKVRDQLKLSASPEVEIEGFPFVTQILDQRLDSVSVTVPDVAADRVSLAKVSATATGVRVDGGPTSLRGVRIPELHGEVLLSFDDLNRELGASQMTFTGHGGDEVRARGVLPVAGHDLRMRADARIKRDGERGISTEVGGMRLDIGDLATFRPGTRESQGLHLTRKSATRLAKEKKKAKELLSVPSIAKRIGVPDSAVQEALSDDSKFEEFTGSPRFAGQLMKVNLIDLAVENPELLKRLGFDLALLDGLSRLTRPALVDRLSIGFRLPKPPKGELTLRDVRVQKDGIRVRVTGQGLSIGK; the protein is encoded by the coding sequence ATGCGTACCCCCCATCCCATCGCGGCGCATTCTCATTCCCCTCCGAACCCGTACGAGGATCTCGCCGCCCTCGACGACGGACCCCTTGAGGACTTCCTCCAGGTGGAGGAGCCGGCCGTGGCCGAGGGGGCCGAGCGGGAAGCGGAGTGGGCACCGCCCAACCACCGCCGGGGCTCCCGGGACTCCGGAGCCCGCCCCCGCCGACGCACCCGTCGGCGCCGGCGAAGTCCCTTCACCGGACTGTCCCTCGCCGTCAAGGCCGTCATCGCGGTACTCGTCCTCGCCGCCTTCCTGGCCCTCGGCGACCGCTGGGCGCTCCTGTACGCCGAGCGCACGGCGGCCGAGAAGGTCAGGGACCAGCTGAAGCTCAGCGCGTCCCCCGAGGTCGAGATCGAGGGCTTCCCCTTCGTCACCCAGATCCTCGACCAGCGGCTCGACTCCGTCTCGGTCACCGTCCCGGACGTGGCGGCCGACCGGGTCTCCCTGGCGAAGGTCTCCGCCACCGCGACGGGCGTACGGGTCGACGGCGGACCCACCTCCCTGCGCGGCGTCCGGATCCCGGAGCTGCACGGCGAGGTGCTGCTCTCCTTCGACGACCTGAACCGTGAACTCGGCGCGTCCCAGATGACGTTCACCGGTCACGGCGGCGACGAGGTGCGGGCGCGCGGGGTGCTGCCCGTCGCCGGGCACGACCTCCGGATGCGGGCCGACGCGCGGATCAAGCGCGACGGCGAGCGCGGCATCTCGACCGAGGTCGGCGGAATGCGCCTGGACATCGGCGACCTGGCCACCTTCCGTCCCGGCACCCGCGAGTCCCAGGGCCTGCACCTGACCCGCAAGTCCGCCACGCGCCTGGCGAAGGAGAAGAAGAAGGCCAAGGAGCTGCTGTCGGTGCCGTCGATCGCGAAGCGCATCGGTGTGCCGGACTCCGCGGTCCAGGAGGCGCTGAGCGACGACTCCAAGTTCGAGGAGTTCACCGGCTCCCCGCGCTTCGCAGGCCAGTTGATGAAGGTCAACCTCATCGACCTCGCCGTGGAGAACCCCGAGCTCCTCAAGCGCCTCGGCTTCGACCTGGCCCTCCTCGACGGGCTCTCCCGCCTGACCCGCCCCGCCCTCGTCGACCGCCTCTCCATCGGCTTCCGCCTCCCGAAGCCCCCGAAGGGCGAACTGACCCTGCGGGACGTGCGCGTGCAGAAGGACGGGATCCGGGTGCGGGTCACCGGGCAGGGACTGTCGATCGGCAAGTAG
- a CDS encoding pectinesterase family protein, with the protein MSERHGKTTAGPRHRRRRTALTVGIPLALTAAVTTTYGTGLGVFGEGAQQTASAATNAGSATSATTAAAPAWAADTADGFASVDSLGQNGTYGGRDGRTVTVKTLADLEKYATAEEPYVIVVAAAITMNPVGKEIKVKSDKTIVGQGTSGQIVGGGFFLGTGVHNVIIRNLTIRDSYQGVWNDKDHDFDAVQMDGAHHVWIDHNDLRHMADGLIDVRKDSTNVTVSWNKFSDNNKTFGIGWTENLVTDITVHHNWFRETEQRNPSTDNAAHAHLYNNYLQDDPGTTIKSSYGNYSRGSTRMVLENSYFQGMNNPVTKDATAAIVQRGNTFSGTSGRNESGGTAFDPKSFYGYTPDRTADVPALLTAGTGPRTTIGTANGTAGAANTKAATGAAAAPLTVAKDGSGRFTTVQAAVDAVPTNNPSRVVISVKPGTYRETVKVPANKPHVTVQGAGASRKDTVIVFNNAAGTAKPGGGTYGTSGSATVAVEADDFQARNLTISNDFDEARNQSLSGHQAVALRTAADQVLLDGIIVDGDQDTLLLDTAAKDRLGRVYVSNSYVSGNVDFVFGRATAVIDQSVITLKKRWDGTSAGYITAPSTTADRKGILINRSVVNGDVSAGSFFLGRNWHAGGDATLRPQTTVRNSTLSAAVKSTPWSDMGGFSWKNDRFAEYRNTGPGSGAASGDRPQLTDSQATGQEVADWLGTWNPTA; encoded by the coding sequence ATGAGTGAGCGCCACGGCAAGACGACTGCCGGACCCCGCCACCGCAGAAGGCGGACCGCACTGACGGTCGGCATCCCCCTGGCCCTGACCGCCGCCGTGACCACGACCTACGGCACTGGCCTCGGCGTCTTCGGCGAGGGCGCCCAGCAGACGGCGTCCGCCGCCACGAACGCCGGCAGCGCCACCAGTGCCACAACCGCCGCCGCGCCGGCCTGGGCCGCCGACACCGCCGACGGCTTCGCCTCCGTCGACTCGCTCGGCCAGAACGGCACCTACGGCGGCCGCGACGGCCGGACGGTCACCGTGAAGACCCTCGCCGACCTGGAGAAGTACGCGACCGCCGAGGAGCCGTACGTCATCGTCGTGGCCGCGGCGATCACCATGAACCCGGTCGGCAAGGAGATCAAGGTCAAGTCCGACAAGACCATCGTGGGCCAGGGCACGTCCGGGCAGATCGTCGGCGGCGGCTTCTTCCTCGGCACCGGCGTGCACAACGTGATCATCCGGAACCTGACGATCCGTGACTCCTACCAGGGCGTCTGGAACGACAAGGACCACGACTTCGACGCGGTCCAGATGGACGGCGCCCACCACGTGTGGATCGACCACAACGACCTGCGCCACATGGCCGACGGGCTCATCGACGTCCGCAAGGACAGCACCAACGTGACGGTGTCCTGGAACAAGTTCAGCGACAACAACAAGACCTTCGGCATCGGCTGGACCGAGAACCTCGTCACCGACATCACGGTCCACCACAACTGGTTCCGCGAGACCGAGCAGCGCAACCCGTCCACGGACAACGCGGCCCACGCGCACCTCTACAACAACTACCTGCAGGACGACCCGGGCACGACCATCAAGTCGTCCTACGGCAACTACTCGCGCGGCAGCACGAGGATGGTCCTGGAGAACAGCTACTTCCAGGGCATGAACAACCCGGTCACCAAGGACGCCACGGCCGCGATCGTCCAGCGCGGCAACACCTTCTCGGGCACCAGCGGCCGCAACGAGAGCGGCGGCACCGCCTTCGACCCCAAGTCGTTCTACGGCTACACGCCGGACAGGACGGCGGACGTGCCCGCGCTGCTCACGGCCGGTACGGGACCGCGTACGACGATCGGCACCGCGAACGGCACCGCGGGCGCGGCAAACACCAAGGCGGCCACCGGGGCAGCGGCCGCCCCCCTCACCGTGGCCAAGGACGGCTCGGGCCGGTTCACGACCGTCCAGGCCGCCGTCGACGCCGTCCCCACGAACAACCCCTCCCGCGTGGTGATCTCGGTCAAGCCGGGCACGTACCGCGAGACGGTCAAGGTCCCGGCGAACAAGCCGCACGTGACCGTTCAGGGCGCGGGCGCCAGCCGCAAGGACACGGTCATCGTCTTCAACAACGCGGCCGGTACGGCGAAGCCCGGCGGCGGAACGTACGGCACGAGCGGCAGCGCGACCGTCGCCGTCGAGGCCGACGACTTCCAGGCCCGCAACCTGACCATCAGCAACGACTTCGACGAGGCGAGGAACCAGAGCCTGAGCGGTCACCAGGCCGTGGCGCTGCGGACGGCCGCCGACCAGGTCCTGCTCGACGGGATCATCGTCGACGGCGACCAGGACACCCTGCTTCTGGACACCGCGGCCAAGGACAGGCTCGGCCGGGTCTACGTCAGCAACTCCTACGTCAGCGGCAACGTCGACTTCGTCTTCGGCCGCGCGACCGCCGTGATCGACCAGTCCGTCATCACCCTGAAGAAGCGCTGGGACGGCACGTCGGCGGGGTACATCACCGCGCCCAGCACCACGGCCGACCGCAAGGGCATCCTCATCAACCGCTCGGTCGTCAACGGTGACGTGTCCGCCGGGAGCTTCTTCCTCGGCCGCAACTGGCACGCGGGCGGCGACGCGACCCTTCGTCCGCAGACCACGGTCCGCAACTCCACGCTCAGCGCCGCGGTCAAGTCGACCCCGTGGTCGGACATGGGCGGCTTCTCCTGGAAGAACGACCGCTTCGCGGAGTACAGGAACACCGGCCCCGGCTCGGGCGCCGCGAGCGGCGACCGCCCGCAGCTGACCGACTCCCAGGCCACCGGCCAGGAGGTCGCGGACTGGCTGGGCACCTGGAACCCGACCGCCTGA
- a CDS encoding bifunctional metallophosphatase/5'-nucleotidase, which translates to MSATPHPYRRRRRTTRFLAVAAGVATVGALVAAMPASAGETGKKKPGHQKPGRYQDVQLLSFNDLHGNLEPPAGSSGRVTELQPDGTSKTIDAGGVEYLATHLRQAREGSKANGYSVTAAGGDMVGASPLISGLFHDEPTIEALNKLDLDVTSVGNHEFDEGAKELGRLQKGGCHPTDGCYVKGEKFEGADFPYLAANVLDEKTKKPILKPYWVWKKNGVKVGFIGVTLEDTPGVVSAEGVKGLKFKDEVETINKYAKELEKQGVKSVVALIHEGGLPASAAYNYDCDSPGAGDGISGPIVDIAKNITPKVDALVTGHTHAAYACTINDPSGKPRMVTSAASFGRLYTDTTLTYDRWTGDIARTAVASANHVVTRTVPKAPDMTELITKWNTLAAPIGNKPIGYISGDISNVGTESPIGDLIADAQLAYGKELDPETDLALMNPGGIRAPLTFAAKGAEGDGVVTYAEGFTVQPFANTVNLQSFTGAQLVQVLKEQVTGVNAASPKVLQISKGLTYTLDLTKTGADRVVADSVKLNGAAIDPAATYRVATNSFLAGGGDGFTTLGQGTGDLVGDDDLAALEKYLLANSSATNPIAPPAADRITVVK; encoded by the coding sequence ATGTCAGCCACACCTCATCCCTACCGACGCAGACGCCGGACCACCCGCTTCCTCGCGGTGGCCGCGGGCGTCGCCACCGTCGGCGCCCTCGTCGCCGCGATGCCGGCGTCCGCGGGCGAGACGGGCAAGAAGAAGCCCGGCCACCAGAAGCCGGGCCGCTACCAGGACGTCCAGCTGCTCTCCTTCAACGACCTGCACGGCAACCTGGAGCCTCCGGCCGGGTCCTCCGGCCGGGTCACCGAGCTTCAGCCGGACGGCACCAGCAAGACGATCGACGCGGGCGGTGTCGAGTACCTGGCGACGCATTTGCGCCAGGCCCGCGAGGGCAGCAAGGCCAACGGGTACTCAGTCACGGCGGCCGGCGGCGACATGGTCGGTGCCTCCCCGCTGATCTCCGGGCTTTTCCACGACGAGCCCACCATCGAGGCGCTGAACAAGCTGGACCTCGACGTGACGAGCGTCGGCAACCACGAGTTCGACGAGGGTGCCAAGGAGCTGGGCCGCCTCCAGAAGGGCGGCTGTCACCCCACGGACGGCTGTTATGTGAAGGGCGAGAAGTTCGAGGGGGCCGACTTCCCGTACCTCGCGGCGAACGTCCTCGACGAGAAGACCAAGAAGCCGATCCTCAAGCCCTACTGGGTGTGGAAGAAGAACGGCGTCAAGGTCGGCTTCATCGGCGTCACGCTTGAGGACACCCCGGGTGTCGTCTCCGCCGAGGGTGTGAAGGGCCTCAAGTTCAAGGACGAGGTCGAGACGATCAACAAGTACGCCAAGGAGCTGGAGAAGCAGGGCGTCAAGTCGGTCGTCGCGCTGATCCACGAGGGCGGACTGCCCGCCTCGGCTGCGTACAACTACGACTGCGACTCGCCCGGTGCCGGCGACGGCATATCCGGCCCCATCGTGGACATCGCCAAGAACATCACGCCGAAGGTCGACGCGCTGGTCACCGGCCACACCCACGCCGCGTACGCCTGCACGATCAACGACCCGTCGGGCAAGCCCCGCATGGTCACCTCGGCCGCGTCCTTCGGGCGGCTCTACACCGACACGACGCTGACGTACGACCGCTGGACCGGCGACATCGCCCGGACCGCCGTCGCCTCCGCGAACCACGTGGTGACGCGTACCGTGCCCAAGGCGCCGGACATGACCGAGCTGATCACGAAGTGGAACACGCTCGCCGCGCCGATCGGCAACAAGCCCATCGGTTACATCTCCGGTGACATCTCCAACGTCGGCACCGAGTCCCCGATCGGCGACCTGATCGCCGACGCGCAGCTCGCGTACGGCAAGGAGCTGGATCCCGAGACCGACCTCGCGCTGATGAACCCGGGCGGTATCCGGGCGCCCCTCACCTTCGCGGCCAAGGGCGCCGAGGGCGACGGCGTGGTGACCTACGCCGAGGGCTTCACGGTCCAGCCGTTCGCCAACACGGTGAACCTGCAGAGCTTCACCGGCGCCCAGCTCGTCCAGGTGCTCAAGGAGCAGGTCACCGGCGTGAACGCGGCCTCTCCGAAGGTGCTCCAGATCTCGAAGGGGCTCACCTACACGCTCGACCTGACGAAGACCGGCGCCGACCGTGTCGTCGCCGACTCGGTCAAGCTGAACGGTGCCGCGATCGACCCGGCCGCCACCTACCGCGTCGCGACGAACAGCTTCCTCGCGGGCGGCGGCGACGGCTTCACCACCCTGGGTCAGGGCACGGGCGACCTGGTGGGCGACGACGACCTCGCGGCCCTGGAGAAGTACCTGCTGGCCAACTCCTCGGCCACGAACCCGATCGCGCCGCCCGCGGCCGACCGGATCACCGTCGTGAAGTAG
- a CDS encoding intradiol ring-cleavage dioxygenase, with the protein MSEELHDHDRGLSFDLPTLQRRKMIRLLAGVGLVPLVGCSSDDSDSSASSADPSAGSSSSSAASSGSAECETIPGETAGPYPGDGSNGVNVLKESGVVRKDITSSFGTASGKAEGVPLTVTLTVVDAASGCDTPKEGAAVYLWHCDRDGNYSLYSEGVTEENYLRGVQETDAKGQVTFTSIFPACYTGRWPHIHFEVYGSLEDATNATNATSITATSQLALPKDVCDTVYATDGYDRSVQNMGRLSLETDNIFSDGYDQQLATTKGSVEKGYTATLTVPV; encoded by the coding sequence ATGAGTGAAGAACTGCACGACCACGACAGAGGTCTCTCCTTCGACCTGCCGACGCTTCAGCGGCGGAAGATGATCCGGTTGCTGGCCGGTGTCGGCCTGGTGCCGCTGGTGGGATGCAGCAGCGACGACTCGGACAGCTCGGCCTCCTCGGCCGACCCCTCCGCCGGTTCGTCCTCCTCCTCCGCCGCCTCCTCCGGAAGCGCCGAGTGCGAGACCATCCCCGGCGAGACGGCCGGCCCGTACCCCGGTGACGGCTCCAACGGCGTGAACGTCCTGAAGGAGAGCGGTGTCGTCCGCAAGGACATCACCTCCAGCTTCGGGACGGCGAGCGGCAAGGCGGAAGGGGTGCCGCTGACCGTCACCCTCACCGTCGTCGACGCCGCCTCCGGCTGCGATACGCCCAAGGAGGGCGCCGCCGTCTACCTCTGGCACTGCGACCGGGACGGCAACTACTCCCTCTACTCCGAGGGCGTCACCGAGGAGAACTACCTGCGCGGCGTCCAGGAGACCGACGCCAAGGGGCAGGTCACGTTCACCAGCATCTTCCCCGCCTGCTACACGGGCCGCTGGCCCCACATCCACTTCGAGGTGTACGGCAGCCTGGAGGACGCCACCAACGCCACCAACGCCACGTCCATCACGGCCACTTCGCAACTCGCCCTCCCCAAGGACGTATGCGACACCGTGTACGCGACGGACGGCTACGACCGCAGCGTCCAGAACATGGGCCGGCTCTCCCTGGAGACCGACAACATCTTCAGCGACGGCTACGACCAGCAGTTGGCCACGACGAAGGGCAGCGTCGAGAAGGGCTACACGGCCACGCTCACCGTGCCGGTGTAG
- the mshD gene encoding mycothiol synthase yields MTSEDTAPAVPARSLDILSALSPGQTEAVLDLLAEAARADGQQAVSEQGRLQLRGGAREGVRHLLLTSQDRLVGYAQLEDTDPVEAPAAELVVHPAHRGHGHGRALGNALLAESGKRVRVWAHGGHSSARHLAQVLGLTLFRELRQMRRPLTDLDLAGPKLPDGVHVRTFVPGEDDTAWLAANAAAFAHHPEQGSLGQRDLDDRKGEPWFDPAGFFLAFRDEELVGFHWTKVHAEEGLGEVYVVGVRPGAQGGGLGKALTTIGLRYLAGRGVPTAMLYVDADNTAAVAVYERLGFVTYETDLMYRTES; encoded by the coding sequence ATGACCAGCGAAGACACCGCACCGGCTGTCCCGGCCCGCTCCCTCGACATCCTCTCCGCGCTGAGCCCCGGGCAGACCGAGGCCGTGCTCGACCTCCTCGCGGAGGCCGCCCGGGCCGACGGACAGCAGGCGGTGTCCGAGCAGGGCCGGCTGCAGCTGCGCGGTGGCGCCCGGGAGGGGGTCCGCCATCTGCTGCTGACCTCCCAGGACCGGCTCGTCGGGTACGCACAGCTGGAGGACACCGATCCCGTCGAGGCCCCGGCCGCCGAACTCGTCGTCCACCCGGCGCACCGCGGGCACGGGCACGGACGGGCGCTCGGCAACGCGCTGCTCGCCGAGTCCGGCAAGCGGGTGCGTGTCTGGGCCCACGGCGGCCACTCCTCGGCCCGCCATCTCGCACAGGTCCTCGGTCTCACGCTCTTCCGCGAACTGCGGCAGATGCGGCGGCCGTTGACGGACCTCGACCTGGCCGGGCCGAAGCTTCCCGACGGCGTGCACGTACGGACGTTCGTGCCCGGCGAGGACGACACGGCGTGGCTCGCCGCGAACGCCGCCGCCTTCGCGCACCACCCCGAGCAGGGTTCGCTGGGCCAGCGGGACCTCGACGACCGCAAGGGTGAGCCGTGGTTCGATCCGGCCGGGTTCTTTCTCGCCTTCCGGGACGAGGAACTGGTCGGGTTCCACTGGACGAAGGTCCATGCGGAGGAGGGGCTCGGGGAGGTGTACGTCGTGGGCGTACGGCCCGGGGCGCAGGGGGGTGGGCTCGGCAAGGCCCTCACCACGATCGGGCTTCGGTATCTGGCGGGGCGGGGGGTGCCGACGGCGATGTTGTACGTCGATGCGGACAACACGGCGGCGGTGGCTGTTTATGAGCGGCTCGGGTTCGTCACGTACGAGACCGATTTGATGTATCGGACGGAGTCCTGA
- a CDS encoding ABC transporter ATP-binding protein translates to MREVREAFARFWPLTRGDRRWLLLIVACVIVSALAETASILLFAELTDHALKAGSLAAFWGPAGAWLGVAVLGAIVGYLGNSLAVWTAERFVLRLRANVFRHVQDLPPHFFQKHRQGDLVERLTGDVEAIEQMVVSGVVGTVSAVFSALFYSAAALWLRWDLALVTFLLAPLFLVAARRFACRIRTAAQDERTADGAITSVVEESLGNVVLTQAYNRRRAEEKRLDREARAWLRASVRGARASELYEQFVEVVETVCVLAVIGLGAWEISQGRMSLGQLLAFAAFLGYLYPPIRDLGRLGLTLTAATAGAQRLQEILDAEPAVTDPAEPVRPWPVRGWVSLHGASFRYPGAERDSLHDVTFTAGPGEFVLVTGPSGAGKSTLSKLLTRFYDPTAGVICLDGVPLTDVPLEFLRENVALLPQETLILHGTIRENIGCGRPGASDAEIERAARDADAHAFIGALPDAYDTEIAPGTAILSGGQLQRVALARAILRAAPVLVLDEPTTGLDGPAARRVVQPLRRLVSGRTTVMITHDLTLAPDADRILVVDGGRLVEEGTHEELMARGGVYAGLAGPMPTGVETTMRLLLPQPCP, encoded by the coding sequence ATGCGGGAAGTCCGGGAGGCATTCGCGCGGTTCTGGCCTCTGACGCGCGGCGACCGCAGGTGGCTGCTGCTGATCGTCGCGTGCGTCATCGTGTCGGCGCTGGCGGAGACGGCCTCGATCCTGCTCTTCGCGGAGCTGACCGACCACGCGCTCAAGGCCGGTTCGCTCGCCGCCTTCTGGGGGCCCGCCGGTGCCTGGCTCGGCGTCGCCGTGCTCGGCGCGATCGTCGGATACCTCGGGAACTCCCTCGCCGTCTGGACGGCCGAGAGATTCGTACTGCGGCTGCGCGCGAACGTCTTCCGGCACGTCCAGGACCTGCCGCCGCACTTCTTCCAGAAGCACCGACAGGGCGATCTGGTCGAACGGCTCACGGGTGACGTCGAGGCCATCGAGCAGATGGTCGTGTCGGGGGTCGTGGGCACGGTCTCCGCCGTGTTCTCGGCGCTCTTCTACTCCGCCGCCGCCCTCTGGCTCCGCTGGGACCTCGCCCTGGTCACCTTCCTCCTCGCCCCTCTCTTCCTCGTCGCCGCCCGCCGCTTCGCCTGCCGGATCAGGACGGCCGCCCAGGACGAGCGCACCGCCGACGGCGCGATCACCTCGGTCGTCGAGGAGTCACTGGGCAACGTCGTACTCACCCAGGCCTACAACCGCCGCCGCGCCGAGGAGAAGCGCCTCGACCGCGAGGCCAGGGCCTGGCTGCGCGCCAGCGTGCGGGGCGCCCGCGCGAGTGAGCTGTACGAGCAGTTCGTCGAGGTCGTCGAGACGGTGTGCGTGCTCGCGGTCATCGGGCTCGGCGCCTGGGAGATCTCCCAAGGACGCATGTCGCTCGGTCAGTTGCTCGCCTTCGCCGCCTTCCTCGGCTATCTCTACCCGCCGATCCGCGACCTCGGCCGGCTCGGCCTGACGCTGACCGCCGCGACGGCCGGCGCCCAGCGGCTCCAGGAGATCCTGGACGCCGAGCCCGCCGTCACCGACCCCGCCGAACCGGTCCGGCCCTGGCCCGTACGCGGCTGGGTCAGCCTCCACGGCGCCTCCTTCCGCTACCCGGGTGCCGAGCGCGACAGCCTGCACGACGTGACGTTCACCGCGGGACCCGGCGAGTTCGTCCTCGTCACCGGCCCGAGCGGCGCCGGAAAGTCGACGCTCTCCAAGCTCCTGACCCGCTTCTACGACCCCACCGCGGGCGTGATCTGCCTGGACGGCGTCCCGCTCACGGACGTACCCCTGGAGTTCCTGCGCGAGAACGTCGCCCTGCTGCCCCAGGAGACGCTGATCCTGCACGGCACGATCCGCGAGAACATCGGCTGCGGGCGGCCGGGCGCGAGCGACGCGGAGATCGAGCGGGCCGCGCGGGACGCCGACGCCCACGCGTTCATCGGCGCGCTGCCGGACGCGTACGACACGGAGATCGCACCCGGCACGGCCATCCTCTCCGGCGGCCAGCTCCAGCGCGTCGCCCTCGCCCGCGCGATCCTGCGGGCCGCCCCCGTCCTGGTACTCGACGAACCGACCACCGGACTCGACGGGCCCGCCGCCCGCCGGGTCGTACAGCCGCTGCGGCGCCTGGTCTCCGGCCGTACGACCGTCATGATCACCCATGATCTGACCCTCGCCCCCGACGCCGACCGGATCCTGGTCGTGGACGGCGGACGGCTGGTGGAGGAGGGCACGCACGAGGAGTTGATGGCGAGGGGTGGGGTGTACGCGGGGCTCGCGGGGCCGATGCCGACGGGCGTGGAGACGACGATGAGGCTGTTGCTGCCGCAGCCGTGCCCGTAA
- a CDS encoding PH domain-containing protein produces the protein MSGYGGGDQAGDEDRTGAGGGNENGLGIEREYRRRKKPPRRWLLVMAFALGNFVLQVGRHFDALPTWLLACMAVLVLTSVVWVTLFMSRGRTRVGPDGIAVRGAVFERKRSWHDIYDIRVEPTPRGGGPSARRHVTLLYGNDGRRLGLPHLDDWQLDDPHAEVADLLTAAARHRGMTWERRPEVEARIRRRAGHRKAWEHAWIGAIVVLLCMFAVLVALIVVHGEAPVVLLLVCVPLASFAALAALLNWRWESQVPRSLRESEPPPAVRRG, from the coding sequence ATGAGCGGGTACGGGGGCGGGGACCAGGCCGGCGACGAGGACAGAACCGGAGCCGGGGGCGGGAACGAGAACGGGCTCGGTATCGAGCGCGAGTACCGCAGGCGGAAGAAGCCGCCCAGGCGCTGGCTGCTCGTGATGGCCTTCGCGTTGGGCAACTTCGTCCTCCAGGTGGGCAGACACTTCGACGCCCTGCCCACCTGGCTGCTGGCCTGTATGGCGGTCCTCGTGCTGACGAGCGTCGTCTGGGTGACCCTGTTCATGAGCCGAGGACGCACTCGCGTAGGACCCGACGGGATCGCTGTACGGGGAGCGGTGTTCGAGCGCAAGCGGTCCTGGCACGACATCTACGACATCCGCGTCGAGCCCACCCCGCGCGGAGGGGGCCCCTCGGCGCGCCGCCACGTCACCCTCCTGTACGGGAACGACGGCCGCCGCCTGGGTCTTCCGCACCTCGACGACTGGCAACTGGACGACCCGCACGCCGAGGTCGCGGACCTTCTCACCGCCGCGGCCAGGCATCGCGGCATGACCTGGGAGCGCCGACCTGAGGTGGAGGCGCGCATCCGCCGACGGGCGGGCCACCGCAAGGCCTGGGAACACGCGTGGATCGGCGCAATCGTCGTTCTCCTCTGTATGTTCGCGGTGCTGGTGGCGCTGATCGTCGTCCACGGCGAGGCACCTGTGGTCCTGCTGCTCGTGTGCGTACCGCTGGCATCCTTCGCCGCCCTCGCGGCCCTCCTCAACTGGCGGTGGGAGTCGCAGGTTCCGCGCTCGCTCAGGGAGTCGGAGCCGCCGCCGGCCGTCCGCCGCGGGTAG